In the Sebastes fasciatus isolate fSebFas1 chromosome 12, fSebFas1.pri, whole genome shotgun sequence genome, gaatgtgatatgaatgtgtgtgttatgtCATGTGTCATCATGTTTTGCATTAGCCAGACACCAATCTGGGATAGTATAACATGCATCAAGGTATTATACATGTTTGTTGGAAAGAGACTGTAAGTAAACCTCATGGAAAGCATGACATTAAATAAAGATAATTatacaaaaaagagagaggCTTCACTTGGTAAATGATTTATATAAGCTCCAGCTTATCCTCTgtcaacagacacacacacagtaataaaACAAGGGCTTGGCAGAGTATTTACAGTCACATTTTACTAGTTTATAAGGAAGCCTAATATAATATAGTCTGAGGTGAGCAGGACATTACAGGTGAGGTGACAGCATACAGGAAGAGGACGTGTTTCTATGTGGCACACTGGCCTGCTGGCCAGGTTCAAGTAGTTGTTAGTAGTTGTAACTGAAAGGCAATGTAAGATGTCATTGACTAAACAGAGGAGGGATGTACAGTAAAGCGCTCCTCTGCCTTGCAGCAATGTTTGTCTGCGGTAATTTAGTTTGGATTTATGgcacaaagaaaataaatacacaacggccaagtttgtttaaaaaggggtgtttatatatacagtaatttGTCAATAATGTACACACTTTGGgtatttaaataaaatccattttccaataaataaattgtcattAATGATGATTCAACATACACAAACGTCTCTTGATCAACTATGTTATTCATAATGGCAGTGATGGAAAACTATTAAGATTCTCTacctaagtaaaagtagaaattcCATAATTTAAAATACGctcaattacaagtaaaagtacagaagtattatcagcaaaatgcacTCAAattatgaaaagtaaaagtacgcATTATGCAGGGCCACCTTTTCaatacattatgttttttttattacattaacGTGCATACAGCTTTTTAAAGTTGTAGTTGGTCAATGtggacatctttttttttactattttatatatatagttgtgTAGTTAATCTATAAAAATACATTCAGTTTTTTAAGCTAATTATATCAATTGTATACAAAATgtgaaaagtaactagtaactataaCTGTCAAAAGTAtttgagtaaaaagtacaatatttccctccgAAATGTGTGAAGTAGTAGCCTATAAAGTATaacaaaatggaaatacagTAAAGTTCAAAATCCTTTGAGttgtacttcagtacagtactaGACTTGATAGTTTGAGGTGAGCAGGATATTACAGGTGAGGTGACAGCATACAGGAAGAGGGCGTGTTTCTCTGTGGCACACTGGTGGCAACACACACATGAGTATCCaatcacacagcagcaggtgAGTCAGCCTCCTGGGTTGATTGACTTTACTTCGACCAAGGTGGATAGGTGTAACCAGGGGTGACACAGAGAGCAGCCTTGTGTGCTTACAGACACTGATCCATCATCAGAGAAGAAGCCTTAAACATCATGAAGGTGCAGTGCATTCTACCTATGACAATAGTCGTGACTGTCGCGATGATTGGTATCGTGAAAATCCGGGAAAAGGAGCACCTGAAGGAAACCAAACGGAACAAGTTTCAGGACATCAAGCTGCGGGTGACCTACGATGTGCTGCAGGAGTACAACAAGGAGAAGGCAGAGACGCAGGACCTGCTGGTGAAGACCCAGATTGAGGAGAAAACCATGGGAGAGGAAGTGAACAAGCTGAAGAACAGAGCAGAGGAGGCGCGGGGAGACGCTGACATCTGCAAGGGCAGCCAGGTGAGGAGGatctgacagatgcaggaagagAGATTATTCAGTAACAAtggctgttaatttacagcaggatttcaacagtattaacctgttattgctaaaaacagtgctttattgttaatacaaaagaaaacctgttaaattacgctcataagtcgttttttaactgaactataatgcattcttaaaaagcagcactttactgctgatcaactgtctgaagtatcatcagtaacagtttcatgcagtatttctttaattctgggacctgatctgcacatgtgaggcttgtacattgtacatgattgtaaaatcagtgaattagctttattgttcttctctcacatgttgttctggtttgcatcctgtgcttgtagccagctatagacagacattttgggaaaagtgtcaacaagtctattttATCTAAAGTCTAAGTgtctttaattgtatttagtgtgactattcctatgtctgtaacctgctaagtttATTCACctataggcaaaaaataatgtttattaaaatgtatgtaaaaaatacaacctaaatagtgcattaaaacaaataagtAAGATAAtgcagctatataatgtatctttaaacagtaaattaactgtaaaatactgtgaaattaataaaaaaaaatcagtatttttcattaacagtgcaaagctgtaaatttcagcgacagtataataatgttaattttacagtaacataaaggcaaccctgctgccagttctttactgttattttactgggaaatgcttaacagttgaaataatttgaattCAAATAGACTTAGAATTACTTTATAACCTTTTGAAATGCATCACCCGGCTCTTTGAAGACACTCTTTCAgttgtgagaaaaatatttcACTGGCATCACATCAGGGccaaaaaaagacacacataaCCTGTTTGACCTGGTTAGTTGTGAATGCATCATCATAACCACCATCTTGCATATCAGATAGAGACTGACTTTGGGCTAACATGGCACCAGCAAATTCAAGCAGTTGGCCTACTTTACTTTTCCCTACATTGCTGTATGATTTTGTAAACCATTTCTTGTTGAAATGAGGTAAACTAATCTACTGCCCCTACTTGTATACACGGCAGGCCTTTATGGTTTCATTGACCagtatggaagtttttattggactttattagttgtaacctgtagaagacattccacaattgtaccatgatctgcaaatatttcactatccacaaacatgtatttttgtatttgtgttgtgtaaagtcacatccacaaaaatacagggcgatttgcaaatatgcataacttactctgtgactttacacaacacaaatacaaaaatacatgtttgtggatagtgaaatatttgcagatcatggtacacatttgtggatttttttctgtgggttacaactaataaagtaaaataaaaacttccatagacCAGTTTCCTTATTTAACTACCCACTTATTTTCACCATAAAATGACAGATACAACAGTGGAtcttgcttttaaaaaaaaaagctattgaTGAGAAATATGATCTGCCTCTGCCCCCTAGTCCTCCTGTACTGAAATGTGTTGTCTCTGCTCGTATTTCTAAACTTCTTAAATAGGCAATAAATGCATTAAACTGTGTATCACATCAAAATAAATACTCCTCTGCTGTGGTGTCAAGTAGCCAGGGGACTTTACACTAGctctggaggaagaggaagcagcTCTGTGGGGAAATAATGGAAAATCTGAATTtgcatttacatacattttacagtCATTTTTAATGCCCTTTATAAACCGTCTCTGCAAAGTCGATCAAGTGGCTTCATAGCGGATTTAGGTGATTCCTCAGTGTTTCTGAGAGCTTTTTAAGGAAAACATCAGAAAGAGAATGGGATAATGTTAAAAAGGATTgataaaatgttatgaaaatatGAGAGAAATAACCTTGTTAAGCCAAATAATGGGAAGACATGAAGTTTATCCTTATGGCCTACTTGATCATGTAACATGATcatgtgttgttatgaaaaAAGTGTTCAAATATTTACTGTAGAAGTCAAAAGGAGGTGGCTGCATCAAAGTCAAAGATGATGCAGGATGTTAGTGTGTGTAGAGAAGATTTCTCTAACGAACTCAGGTTTGTGTTGCTGACATTTACTTTTCcacttgcagaaatctcaaaaagaTGAGCTGGCATCAGCAGAGACAGAATTAAAAAATCTCCAAGGTAGGTGCCGATTGAGGCGACGCAGCTTTTCCCTCTTTTACCCAGCATGTCTGCTGATTCACAGTTGAAAAGTAGAACTTCAAGTGATGATCCTAACCTTGCTTTTAATTTGTGAAACACTCAAAATGTGTATAATGTCATGTGATGATACCTACAGATGAACTCGATAAGGAGAAGGCCAGCTGGGAAAAAGAatcagaaacactgaaacagcaGCTAGCAGCACGGAGCGCAGTGTGTGGCTTCTTGAAAACAAAATCCGACGTTGTAAGGTACGGTCACTACTTTACTGCTGGATTTATTATAAAATAagatattagaaaataaaatatatacaattatTTCTGCAATGGAACATCTACTGTATGCGTTCACTACATTTTCTATTGTTGAACTCTCTCTTAAAGCAAGCTGTGTGGCGATGACGTGATTGTGGCGGACGCTAAACAAGAAGAGGCAAAACCAGAGGCTCCTAAACAAGAGGAAGCAAAACCAGAGGCTCCTAAACAAGAGGAAGCAAAACCAGAGGCCCCTAAACAAGAGGAAGCAAAACCAGAGGCCCCTAAACAAGAGGAAGCAAAACCAGAGGCCCCTAAACAAGAGGAAGCAAAACCAGAGGCCCCTAAAAAAGAGGAAGCAAAGCCAGAGGCGCCTAAACAAGAGGAAGCAAAGCCAGAGGCCCCTAAACAAGAAGCCCCTAAAGCAGAGGCTCCTAAGAAGAGATGATCCGTGTTCTTTTTTGATACTTTGCAACCAGATTGCAGCACTTTGCTTTACTGGGCCGATGTCACATGTCTtagaggaacatgtaggagcctCAAGTAGCTCTACTATAGGTCCCATATCGGGATCTTAAAGAATATTCCATCTGTTATTTGTTTTCATGCAACAATATGAAGAATGAAGTTACAGTTTGATGTGggcatgtgtttttgtatttgttttgttatcTGTGTATGTTGGTGCAAAATGCTTTTGTAATAAACAGATTGTGTCATATTTTGTGCTGGCCAGGTTCAAGAGTTCAGTAGTAGTTGTAACTAAAAGGCAATGTAAGATGTCATTGACTAAACAGAGGAGGGATGTACAGCATGTAAAGTGTTCCTTTGCCTTGCAGCAATGTTTGTCTGCGGTAATTTAGTTTGGATTTATGgcacaaagaaaataaatacacaacagccaagtttgtttaaaaaggggtgtttatatatatatagtaactTGTCAATAATGTACACACTTTGGGTATTTAGATAAAATCAATTTTCCaataaataaattgtcattAATGATGATTCAACATACACAAACGTCTCTTGATCAACTATGTTATTCATACTGGCAGTGATGGAAAACTATTAAGATTCTCTACTTAATTAAAAGTAGAAATTCCACAATTTAAAATACGCTCaattacaagttaaagtacagaagtatcaAAAAATGCACtcaaagtatgaaaagtaaaggTACGCATTATGCAGGGCCACCCTTTCaatacattatgttttttttttattacattaacGTGCATACAGCTTTTTAAAGTTGTAGTTGGTCAATGTGGagatctttttttactttttatatatatagttgtgTAGTTAATCTATAAAAATACATTCAGTTATTTAAGCTAATTATATCAATTGTATACAAAATgtgaaaagtaactagtaactataaCTGTCAAAAGTAtttgagtaaaaagtacaatatttccctccgAAATGTGTGAAGTAGTAGcctataaagtataaaaaaaatggaaataaagtaaAGTTCAAAATCCTTtgaattgtacttaagtacagtacttgactAAACGTAATTTACGTTCCACCACTGTATACCAATACATCAAACTCCATTACACTGTACCAATATACAGTAATATCTTGACAATTGTAAACATTTTTGCAATATTCATCTTGTTCTTTGGTAGTAATTTAGGGAAAAGTACATCCACTATACAGTAGTACTTGTAAAGAGTAAAATGCACATAAATGATTTATCAAAATTAGTCATTTGCAGGGGAAATAAACTGTTGTCTCAATCTGTCACAAAAATAACCTTTTATGTATAGCTAATATGTTAGGGAAAGATGAACGACCACATCTGCTATATGGACTAATGAATTAGCGTCATGTAccaaatgaaaagataatataTAACCTGAATGGTAAGCCTGGAGACTTTAAAAAGAGCAGTCAGACTTGTCTGTTTCATAgttttattgtgtattttttcttttcatcacgCTCTTACAACTACATGATGGTCCCATGATGCACTATCtttgttatgtttttaaacTTGCGCTCCCGACCAACTTTGCTATCTTTCAGAGgatgtagcaggttcagttttagagctagagtgaaagCACagaaatcatatgaaactaaaaaaaccaaggaatccattggtaccatgcatgtcatactagctcgggAAAGAGACTAAATtagctccaaagttgggctaaattttggcgaggaaaaatgggcatggccattttcaaaggggtcccttgacctctgacctcaagatatgtgaatgaaaatgagttctattggtacccacgagtctcccctttacagacatgcccactttatatgTATGCGGTGGTGGTGccgggagggagagagggaggtgtgGGCTGACCTGTCATCTATGTGTGATTACATTCTTGTACATTGTTGAAAGAAATGCAACCAAACAGGAACGTTTAAGGAATGTTCTGTGAAGGGTGTGTGTTTGCTGGCCTTCACTTATACACACCATGGCACATACACGTTGTTCTTTCAGGACCAGTTAGTCAGAATGCTccacacatacagaaacacaGTGTACACAATACTCAGGCGGTTGGGCTCAATAGACGCGAGGTTGTGAAATACTTGGCCACTAAACTGTATCCTGGTTGCACAGGTAATGATTAATGCaaactgtatgtgtatgtgtgtgtgtgtgtgtgtgtgtgtgtgtgtgtgtgtgtgtgtgtgtgtgagagagagagagagagagagagaaagagagagagagagagagacacatcaCACAGTGTCATCAAGTGTCTTTATCACTAAACAATGCAGATCTACTGCATGCTCAGCCTCAGATAAGCCTGCCTGTCATTCCTCCTGTCATTTGACTGCACGTAAATAAAGAACGCTGGGGGATAAAAATAAGTCGGAACAAGGAAGTCTGTCTGTTTTCATTGTCACTCTTTAACTTGCACACCCATTTGTTCCTCTAATTTGTGTCTTTTGCTGCTGTACATTATGCTTTTCTGTCCCTTTacaggttgtttttttcccctctgttAGATAACCCCTCCACCTCCAACGCTGAAAACACAGAAATAGGTATTGAATAATCGTTGTTAACCttgtctgcctctctctttcttagTGGCACTGCctaagggtgtgtgtgtgtgtgtgtgtgtgtgtctgaccaaTCGGAGAACACAAAGcctttgtctgtctctccctaTAAACTTCACTCTGTTATCCCGCTGAAGCTCTGGGTGTGCAGTTTGTATTCCGGCTGATCCTGGAGCTTCATCCTGTTTTCCTGTTGGAGCTTTCAATAAAGTGTTTTGCCTGagtagttttttgtgtgtggcattttatttgaaatctaacaacacagaacaatcagAGTCATGCATTTTTCAGCAGCTTTGTAAAGTGTTCCTGGTAgatagtttagcatatttaCATCACTCTGgaacattttcattaaaaaattaaacaatacAGGGTTCATAAGTTAGTTTGTATTGTAGGGCGATTGTTGGGTTGAACaggtgtttcttttattttgtccacctGTAACGTTCCAGATtaataacatttaatttatttaattaattgtaCTTGATTGGA is a window encoding:
- the LOC141779026 gene encoding uncharacterized protein LOC141779026; this encodes MKVQCILPMTIVVTVAMIGIVKIREKEHLKETKRNKFQDIKLRVTYDVLQEYNKEKAETQDLLVKTQIEEKTMGEEVNKLKNRAEEARGDADICKGSQKSQKDELASAETELKNLQDELDKEKASWEKESETLKQQLAARSAVCGFLKTKSDVVSKLCGDDVIVADAKQEEAKPEAPKQEEAKPEAPKQEEAKPEAPKQEEAKPEAPKQEEAKPEAPKQEEAKPEAPKKEEAKPEAPKQEEAKPEAPKQEAPKAEAPKKR